In Oryza glaberrima chromosome 8, OglaRS2, whole genome shotgun sequence, the following are encoded in one genomic region:
- the LOC127783185 gene encoding F-box/FBD/LRR-repeat protein At1g13570-like isoform X2: MVADSPRPPDALFSLPLDVLDNILSRLHIYEVVRTSALSRAWCRRWAALPSVDLARSPGISEPDVDAILLRRSAALRTFRLVARARKGTWSVDALHHWLLYLSRSGVQALDLSFPELRFRLHPCLFSCGELTSLALNSCRLPPAPSGFAGFPNLKTLRLEDVDVPRHGGKEVAALIAASPLLEDLGLLAVKLIGDGPDEEWVIRAPNLRNLTMVCETAFGGRVEDLPRLDEGRLFGPKCAKFLAGMSQSTEVDVLERLPFLFKNLKNLSLAVNFF, from the coding sequence ATGGTGGCGGACTCGCCGCGCCCGCCGGACGCACTATTCTCGCTCCCCCTCGACGTCCTCGACAACATCCTCTCCCGCCTCCACATCTACGAGGTGGTCCGCACCTCCGCGCTCTCCCGCGCGTGGTGCCGCCGCTGGGCGGCGCTCCCCTCCGTCGACCTCGCCCGCAGCCCGGGGATCTCGGAGCCCGACGTCGACgcgatcctcctccgccgctccgccgcgctccGCACCTTCCGcctcgtcgcgcgcgcgcgcaaggGCACCTGGTCCGTCGACGCCCTGCACCACTGGCTCCTCTACCTCTCCCGGAGCGGCGTCCAGGCCCTGGACCTCTCGTTCCCGGAGCTCCGCTTCCGGCTCCACCCATGCCTCTTCTCCTGCGGGGAGCTCACCTCGCTCGCCCTCAACTCCTGCCGCCTCCCACCGGCGCCCTCGGGGTTCGCCGGATTCCCCAATCTCAAGACCTTACGCCTCGAGGATGTTGACGTCCCGAGGCACGGGGGGAAGGAAGTGGCGGCGCTGATAGCCGCGTCGCCATTGCTCGAGGATTTGGGGCTCTTGGCCGTGAAGCTCATTGGGGATGGCCCTGACGAGGAGTGGGTTATTCGGGCGCCCAATCTGCGTAATCTGACAATGGTGTGTGAAACTGCTTTTGGTGGCCGAGTGGAGGATCTCCCACGACTGGACGAAGGGAGATTGTTTGGTCCCAAATGCGcaaagttcttggcaggaatgtcGCAG
- the LOC127783181 gene encoding F-box/FBD/LRR-repeat protein At1g13570-like, translating to MADVRSPPPPPSRQRRSVGPAMDALGSLPLDVLDNILSRLHIHDVVRTSALSRAWRRRWESLPTVGLLNSPGIGASDVDALLLRRTAPVRSFRLATRDRSWSPTAFHDWLLHLHRRGGLRDLELTLRYEFMYQKLNSCLFSFRELTSLKLYCCGLPNLPAEFAGFPNLKTLHFSMVQVQSPGGRGIATLIAASPVLQEASLIDGKLIGDGPDEDWVIRGSNLRKLTIALGHKYGGRIEDIARLEECCLFGPNYAKYLMRMAHVTKLSFYCNSILSTEVDVLERLPFLFENLRSLVLGVNFCILSHILATFCLLRSAPVLEELDVWVFSDGTQEMKTDDEFFDAQWVNHMFAKLHVVRMKKVSCLCNEMLLIEFILSKARALRVLSLTLASNSQFSIEEAITDITEYPRASPYAQVIFAGREPECANDEWNGFVDLSAELSDLEDIQTSGRRSLDTVNPRRRQRLNGESVAQLQQLEEQLLELEKEEEEHHMRRMQALNEMDQESENVFRHQEYIISTIEFLSKQCNLHQFSLPPWPGRPSMLSSHTATTGPGDTPVDPVDNADVHVDSQEDHATLDAADAHVGSPTKNVANGAPNGFADSPEGHI from the exons ATGGCCGACgtgcggtcgccgccgccgccgccgagcaggcAGCGGCGAAGCGTCGGGCCGGCGATGGACGCGCTGGGCTCGCTCCCCCTCGACGTCCTCGACAACATCCTCTCCCGCCTCCACATCCACGACGTGGTCCGCACCTCCGCGCTGTCCCGagcgtggcgccgccgctgggaGTCGCTCCCCACCGTCGGCCTCCTCAACAGCCCCGGCATCGGCGCCTCCGACGTGGACGCcctgctcctccgccgcaccgcgcccgTCCGCTCCTTCCGCCTCGCCACGCGCGACCGCTCCTGGTCCCCCACCGCCTTCCACGACtggctcctccacctccaccgccgcggcggcctccgggaCCTGGAGCTGACCCTCCGGTACGAGTTCATGTACCAGAAGCTCAACTCCTGCCTCTTCTCCTTCCGCGAGCTCACCTCCCTCAAGCTCTACTGCTGCGGTCTCCCCAACTTGCCCGCTGAGTTCGCCGGGTTCCCGAATCTGAAGACGCTGCACTTCTCTATGGTCCAAGTTCAGAGTCCCGGGGGAAGGGGGATAGCCACCCTGATTGCCGCATCGCCGGTGCTCCAGGAGGCGAGTCTCATCGACGGAAAGCTCATCGGAGATGGACCCGACGAAGATTGGGTGATTCGGGGGTCCAATCTCCGGAAACTGACCATAGCTCTTGGCCATAAATATGGTGGACGGATCGAAGACATCGCACGGCTGGAGGAATGTTGTCTCTTTGGCCCAAATTACGCCAAATACTTGATGCGGATGGCGCATGTCACCAAGCTCAGCTTCTACTGCAATTCCATTTTG tcAACTGAAGTTGACGTGCTGGAGCGATTGCCATTCCTGTTTGAGAACCTTAGGAGCTTAGTCCTTGGAGTGAATTTTTGTATTTTATCTCACATTTTGGCTACTTTTTGCCTACTTAGAAGTGCGCCAGTTCTTGAAGAACTCGATGTTTGG GTATTTAGTGATGGGACCCAGGAAATGAAAACAGATGATGAGTTCTTCGATGCTCAGTGGGTCAATCATATGTTTGCCAAACTTCATGTTGTGCGCATGAAGAAGGTTTCTTGCCTCTGTAATGAAATGCTTCTTATAGAGTTCATTCTGTCCAAGGCAAGAGCACTACGAGTGCTGTCCCTCACTCTTGCATCCAATTCCCAGTTCAGTATCGAGGAAGCAATTACTGATATAACTGAATATCCGAGAGCCTCACCTTATGCGCAGGTCATCTTCGCGGGTAGAGAACCAGAATGTGCAAATGA TGAATGGAATGGTTTCGTTGATTTATCCGCCGAGTTGTCTGACTTGGAGGACATACAGACATCAGGCAGAAGATCACTCGATACTGTTAACCCTCGGAGAAGGCAGCGGTTGAATGGGGAGTCTGTAGCTCAGCTGCAACAGCTTGAGGAGCAGCTGTTAGAGttggaaaaggaggaggaagagcaccACATGCGTAGGATGCAAGCATTGAATGAGATGGACCAGGAGAGTGAAAATGTCTTTAGACATCAAGAGTACATCATATCTACAATTGAG TTTCTGTCTAAACAATGCAACCTTCACCAATTTAGCCTTCCCCCATGGCCAGGACGGCCATCAATGCTGTCATCTCATACG GCTACCACCGGACCAGGAGACACTCCAGTTGATCCTGTTGATAATGCCGATGTACATGTGGATTCTCAAGAAGACCATGCCACTCTTGATGCTGCTGATGCTCATGTTGGTTCTCCAACAAAGAATGTTGCCAATGGTGCTCCGAATGGTTTTGCGGATTCTCCAGAAGGCCATATCTGA